The Sandaracinaceae bacterium genome window below encodes:
- a CDS encoding Hsp70 family protein — MSYRIVGGRAGDVRVVLRGKEFSIPEIAAIILQEMRIVAEDYLGDTVDQAVVTVPAYFSDSQRQAVRDAGLIAGLDVLRIINEPTAAAIAYGFHRGEDKTIAVYDLGGGTFDVSIVRVTRDGNFRVIATTGDSFLGGEDFDERIMEWLLEAFEAEHHISLRESPVAMQRLKQAAQKAKCDLSAELQTEIQLPFIVTDGPSGPLNMHYRMSREQLEGLTIDLIERTIEICAHAMTHAKLGSKGVDEVVLVGGQTRMPAVARAVSAHFGKAPSKSIHPDECVAVGAAIQGAAMLRQIENVNLEDVTAHSLGIATAGDMFDAIIAANTRVPCRVPSLFTTSRDNQDRLKIVVLEGESKRASENQRLQEFALAGLRSAPAGSVEVEVAFTIDEDGIFSAAAKDLETGQETRIEITGDSGLSPQELQALSDEHAEYLEARRGEELLEGLRQSAETLLAGLERSLERLGTLVKKSPDAQEAEANAREVVGRARTHLARASRGELAEHLVLLEDAARQVEPYAR, encoded by the coding sequence GGGCCGGTGACGTGCGCGTGGTGCTGCGTGGCAAGGAGTTCAGCATCCCCGAGATCGCGGCCATCATCCTGCAAGAGATGCGCATCGTGGCCGAGGACTACCTGGGCGACACGGTGGACCAGGCGGTGGTCACGGTGCCCGCCTACTTCAGCGACAGCCAGCGCCAGGCCGTGCGCGACGCGGGGCTCATCGCGGGCCTCGACGTGCTGCGCATCATCAACGAGCCCACGGCCGCGGCCATCGCCTACGGCTTCCACCGCGGCGAGGACAAGACCATCGCGGTCTACGACCTGGGCGGCGGCACCTTCGACGTGTCCATCGTGCGGGTCACGCGCGACGGCAACTTCCGCGTCATCGCCACCACCGGCGACTCGTTCCTGGGCGGCGAGGACTTCGACGAGCGCATCATGGAGTGGCTGCTCGAGGCGTTCGAGGCCGAGCACCACATCTCGCTGCGCGAGTCCCCCGTGGCCATGCAGCGCCTGAAGCAGGCAGCGCAGAAGGCCAAGTGCGACCTGTCGGCCGAGCTGCAGACGGAGATTCAGCTGCCGTTCATCGTGACCGACGGCCCCAGTGGCCCGCTGAACATGCACTACCGCATGTCGCGCGAGCAGCTGGAAGGCCTGACCATCGATCTCATCGAGCGCACCATCGAGATCTGCGCGCACGCCATGACGCACGCCAAGCTGGGCAGCAAGGGCGTGGACGAGGTGGTGCTGGTGGGTGGCCAGACGCGCATGCCTGCCGTGGCGCGTGCGGTCAGCGCGCACTTCGGCAAGGCGCCCTCGAAGAGCATCCACCCCGACGAGTGCGTGGCCGTGGGGGCCGCCATCCAGGGCGCCGCCATGCTGCGCCAGATCGAGAACGTGAACCTCGAGGACGTGACGGCACACTCGCTGGGCATCGCCACCGCGGGAGACATGTTCGACGCCATCATCGCCGCCAACACGCGCGTGCCCTGCCGCGTGCCGAGCCTCTTCACCACCAGCCGCGACAACCAGGACCGCCTCAAGATCGTGGTGCTGGAGGGCGAGTCGAAGCGCGCCAGCGAAAACCAGCGCCTGCAGGAATTCGCGCTGGCCGGGCTGCGCAGCGCGCCCGCCGGGAGCGTGGAGGTGGAGGTGGCCTTCACCATCGACGAGGACGGCATCTTCAGCGCGGCCGCCAAGGACCTCGAGACGGGCCAAGAGACGCGCATCGAGATCACGGGCGACAGCGGCCTGAGCCCGCAGGAGCTGCAAGCGCTGAGCGACGAGCACGCCGAGTACCTGGAGGCGCGCCGTGGCGAGGAGCTGCTGGAGGGCTTGCGGCAGAGCGCCGAGACGCTGCTGGCCGGCCTCGAGCGCTCGCTGGAGCGCCTGGGCACGCTGGTGAAGAAGAGCCCCGACGCGCAGGAAGCGGAGGCCAATGCCCGCGAGGTCGTGGGCCGCGCGCGCACGC